One Bradyrhizobium sp. CCGB12 genomic window carries:
- a CDS encoding RNA polymerase sigma factor, whose translation MQRTTAGLAADARTPEAELIDRARSRDEAALREIMQANNRRLYRLARGILRSDSEAEDVVQETYVRAFTHLDGFRGESGLSTWLSRIAINEALGRARSAKPQVEFDSVSEAALEAQIIKFPISPAGDPERTMAQREIQRVVERAIDELPDVFRMVFVARVMEGMNIEETADLLGVKPETVKTRLHRARTMLRENVEKEIGPVMMDAFPFAGWRCERLTEAVLKRLGISG comes from the coding sequence ATGCAACGGACCACAGCCGGTCTGGCCGCCGATGCCAGGACACCGGAAGCCGAGCTGATCGATCGTGCCCGGAGCCGCGACGAGGCGGCGTTGCGCGAGATCATGCAGGCCAACAACCGCAGGCTCTACCGCCTCGCGCGTGGCATCCTGCGCAGCGACAGCGAAGCGGAGGACGTGGTGCAGGAAACCTACGTCCGCGCCTTTACCCATCTCGATGGCTTCCGCGGCGAATCTGGATTGTCGACCTGGCTGTCACGCATTGCCATCAACGAGGCGCTTGGCCGGGCGCGAAGTGCCAAGCCTCAGGTCGAGTTCGACTCGGTGTCCGAAGCCGCGCTCGAGGCACAGATCATCAAGTTTCCCATTTCTCCCGCAGGCGATCCGGAAAGGACCATGGCCCAACGTGAAATCCAGCGCGTCGTCGAACGCGCCATCGACGAGCTGCCGGATGTCTTCCGTATGGTCTTCGTCGCGCGCGTCATGGAGGGCATGAACATCGAGGAGACCGCCGATCTGCTCGGCGTGAAGCCCGAGACCGTGAAGACGCGGCTGCATCGCGCCCGCACCATGCTGCGCGAGAATGTCGAGAAGGAGATCGGTCCGGTGATGATGGATGCGTTTCCGTTCGCCGGCTGGCGCTGCGAGCGCCTGACGGAAGCCGTGCTGAAGCGGCTCGGCATCAGCGGCTGA
- a CDS encoding dihydroorotase, with translation MTQRFDVILKGGTVVNQDGEGLRDIGISGGRIAEIGALSQGSAAEVIDCKGLHILPGVMDTQVHFREPGLEQKEDLETGSRSAVMGGVTAVFEMPNTSPLTVTEATFTDKVKRAHHRMHCDFAFFIGGTRENVQDLPVLERAPGCAGVKVFIGSSTGALLVEDDESLRRIFQVIRRRAAFHAEDEYRLNDRKSLRIEGDARSHPVWRDETAALMATQRLVKLAHETGKRIHVLHISTKEEIEFLRDHKDVASCEATPHHLTLVAPECYERLGTLAQMNPPVRGADHRAGIWRGIEQGIVDVLGSDHAPHTLEEKSKTYPASPSGMTGVQTLVPVMLDHVNSGRLSLARFVDLTSAGPARLYNMACKGRIAAGYDADFTIVDLKRRETITNKWVASKAGWTPYDGVRVTGWPVGTFIRGRRVMWQGELVTVSQGEPVRFLETLKA, from the coding sequence ATGACCCAGCGTTTCGATGTGATCCTCAAAGGCGGCACCGTGGTCAACCAGGACGGCGAGGGCCTGCGTGACATCGGGATTTCGGGTGGCCGCATCGCAGAGATAGGCGCGCTGTCGCAAGGCAGCGCCGCGGAGGTGATCGACTGCAAGGGCCTGCACATCCTCCCCGGCGTGATGGACACGCAGGTGCATTTCCGCGAGCCCGGACTGGAGCAGAAGGAAGACCTCGAGACTGGCTCACGCAGCGCCGTAATGGGCGGCGTCACCGCGGTGTTCGAGATGCCGAACACCTCTCCGCTCACGGTAACGGAGGCCACATTCACCGACAAGGTGAAGCGCGCCCATCACCGCATGCATTGCGATTTCGCCTTCTTCATCGGCGGCACCCGCGAGAACGTGCAGGATCTGCCGGTGCTCGAACGTGCGCCGGGCTGCGCCGGCGTCAAAGTGTTCATCGGCTCGTCCACCGGTGCGCTGCTGGTGGAGGACGACGAAAGCCTGCGCCGCATCTTCCAGGTGATCCGCCGACGCGCCGCGTTCCATGCCGAGGACGAGTATCGCCTCAACGACCGCAAGTCGCTGCGCATCGAGGGCGACGCGCGCTCGCACCCGGTCTGGCGCGACGAGACTGCCGCGCTGATGGCGACCCAGCGGCTGGTGAAGCTCGCGCACGAGACCGGCAAGCGCATCCACGTGCTGCACATCTCCACCAAGGAGGAGATCGAATTCTTACGCGATCACAAGGACGTCGCCTCCTGCGAAGCGACGCCGCATCATCTGACGCTGGTCGCGCCCGAATGCTACGAGCGGCTCGGCACGCTGGCGCAGATGAATCCGCCGGTGCGCGGGGCGGACCACCGCGCCGGCATCTGGCGCGGCATCGAGCAGGGCATCGTCGACGTGCTCGGCTCGGACCATGCGCCGCATACGCTGGAAGAGAAATCCAAGACCTATCCGGCCTCGCCCTCCGGGATGACCGGCGTGCAGACGCTGGTGCCTGTTATGCTCGATCACGTCAATTCCGGCCGTCTGTCGCTCGCCCGCTTCGTCGATCTCACCAGCGCCGGTCCCGCGCGCCTCTACAACATGGCGTGCAAGGGCCGTATCGCCGCGGGCTACGACGCCGACTTCACCATCGTCGACTTGAAGCGCCGCGAGACCATCACCAACAAATGGGTGGCATCCAAAGCCGGCTGGACGCCCTATGACGGCGTCCGCGTCACCGGCTGGCCCGTCGGTACCTTCATCCGCGGCCGCCGCGTGATGTGGCAGGGCGAGCTGGTGACGGTCTCGCAAGGCGAGCCGGTGCGGTTTCTGGAAACGCTGAAGGCGTAG
- a CDS encoding glycine/sarcosine/betaine reductase selenoprotein B family protein, with protein MSAPRDDEFGFAPDYDSPVPYMQRTRDYYAAIGYTTPYRWAHYTEAPFQPLKRKLAQSRVTIITTAAPFDPAKGDQGPGAAYNGSAKFYQVYDGDTSQTHDLRISHIGYDRKHTRATDNGTWFPLPQLLKASAAGRIGEVAPRFFGAPTNRSHRVTLDTDAPEILARCLADKVDAAVLVPNCPVCHQTTALVARHLERNGIPTVIMGCAKDIIEHAAAPRFLFSDFPLGNSAGKPHDVTSQAQTLELALKLLETASGPQTTMQSPLRWSEDASWKLDYNNVAQLSPEELARRRAEFDKQKEIARGNRAA; from the coding sequence ATGTCCGCTCCGCGCGACGATGAATTCGGCTTTGCACCCGACTACGATTCTCCCGTCCCCTACATGCAGCGCACCCGCGACTATTACGCGGCGATCGGCTACACCACGCCGTATCGCTGGGCGCATTACACCGAGGCACCGTTCCAGCCGCTGAAAAGGAAGCTGGCGCAATCGCGCGTCACCATCATCACGACGGCTGCGCCGTTCGATCCGGCCAAGGGCGATCAGGGGCCAGGCGCGGCGTATAATGGCAGCGCGAAATTCTACCAGGTCTATGACGGCGACACGTCGCAAACGCACGACCTGCGCATCTCGCACATCGGCTACGACCGCAAGCACACGAGAGCAACCGACAACGGCACCTGGTTTCCGCTGCCGCAGCTACTGAAGGCGAGCGCCGCAGGACGGATCGGCGAAGTCGCCCCGCGCTTCTTCGGCGCGCCGACCAACCGCAGCCACCGCGTCACGCTCGACACCGACGCGCCGGAGATCCTGGCGCGCTGCCTTGCCGACAAGGTCGATGCCGCCGTGCTGGTGCCGAACTGCCCGGTCTGCCATCAGACCACGGCGCTGGTGGCGCGGCATCTGGAGCGGAACGGCATTCCGACCGTGATCATGGGCTGCGCCAAGGACATCATCGAGCACGCCGCCGCGCCGCGCTTCCTGTTCTCCGACTTCCCGCTCGGCAATTCCGCCGGCAAACCGCACGACGTCACCTCGCAGGCGCAGACGCTCGAGCTGGCACTCAAGCTGCTGGAGACCGCGAGCGGCCCGCAGACCACGATGCAGTCACCGCTGCGCTGGAGCGAGGACGCCTCCTGGAAGCTCGACTACAACAATGTCGCACAGCTCTCTCCCGAAGAGCTGGCGCGCCGCCGCGCCGAATTCGACAAGCAGAAGGAGATCGCGCGCGGCAACCGCGCCGCCTGA
- a CDS encoding HD family hydrolase: MTAKKTAPDAKSRAWQRMLSGRRLDLLDPSPLDVEIADIAHGLARVARWNGQTTGAHIFSVAQHTLLVETVMRHEIPRVDQRMRLAALLHDAPEYVIGDMISPFKAVLDGHYKAVEKRLLGAIHVRFGLPPVLPDEITQAVKAADRGAAYLEATELAGFSESEARRLFGKDPGLPDNIRRDYLTPWTAARAERQFLERFGAVFA; the protein is encoded by the coding sequence ATGACGGCGAAGAAGACCGCGCCCGATGCGAAGTCTCGCGCCTGGCAGCGCATGCTGTCGGGCCGGCGGCTCGACCTGCTCGATCCCTCCCCGCTCGACGTCGAGATCGCCGACATCGCGCATGGGCTGGCGCGGGTTGCGCGCTGGAACGGCCAGACGACAGGCGCGCATATCTTCTCGGTCGCGCAGCACACATTGCTGGTCGAGACGGTGATGCGGCACGAGATTCCGCGCGTGGATCAGCGCATGCGGCTCGCCGCACTGCTGCACGACGCGCCCGAATATGTGATCGGCGACATGATCTCGCCGTTCAAGGCCGTGCTCGACGGCCACTACAAGGCGGTCGAGAAGCGCCTGCTCGGTGCCATCCACGTCCGCTTTGGGCTGCCGCCGGTACTGCCGGACGAAATCACGCAAGCCGTCAAGGCCGCCGATCGCGGCGCGGCCTATCTGGAGGCGACCGAGCTTGCCGGTTTCAGCGAGAGCGAAGCGCGGCGCCTGTTCGGCAAGGATCCTGGCCTGCCCGACAACATCAGGCGCGACTACCTCACACCCTGGACCGCGGCGCGGGCCGAGAGGCAGTTTCTGGAGCGGTTTGGCGCGGTGTTCGCGTAG
- a CDS encoding DUF4142 domain-containing protein, which produces MFTRWSAAIAAAILLSSPALLRGANAADKPTDPQIAHIAYTAGVIDINAAKQAQKKAKNKDVKAFAEDMLRDHEAVNKQALALVKKLNVTPEDNDTSKALSKQASDKLAELDKLDGAAFDKAYVANEVAYHKAVNGALETQLIPSASNAELKSLLQTGLKIFQGHQQHAEHVAAELK; this is translated from the coding sequence ATGTTTACCCGATGGAGCGCGGCCATCGCCGCAGCAATTCTGTTGTCGAGCCCAGCGCTGCTTCGAGGCGCGAACGCCGCCGACAAGCCCACCGATCCGCAGATTGCCCACATCGCCTACACTGCGGGCGTGATCGACATCAACGCGGCCAAGCAGGCGCAGAAGAAGGCCAAGAACAAGGACGTGAAAGCATTTGCCGAGGACATGCTGCGCGACCACGAGGCCGTGAATAAGCAGGCGCTCGCGCTGGTCAAGAAGCTGAACGTCACGCCCGAAGACAACGACACCAGCAAGGCATTGTCGAAGCAGGCGAGCGACAAGCTGGCTGAGCTCGACAAGCTGGACGGTGCGGCCTTCGACAAGGCCTATGTCGCGAACGAGGTCGCCTACCACAAGGCGGTCAACGGCGCGCTGGAGACCCAGCTCATTCCGTCTGCCAGCAATGCCGAGCTGAAGAGCCTGTTGCAGACCGGCCTGAAAATATTCCAGGGCCACCAGCAGCACGCCGAGCACGTCGCGGCCGAGCTGAAATAG
- a CDS encoding DNA-3-methyladenine glycosylase I, with amino-acid sequence MSRAPRLHSDGKTRCPWPGEDPLYVAYHDTEWGVPEYDDRALYEKLILDGFQAGLSWITILRKRDNFRKAFDDFQPEKIARYNEKKVHALMNDAGIVRNKAKIDGAILSAKSYLEIMEKGPGFSKLLWDFLDGRPKINHFKTTASVPASTPLSVQVSKELSSRGFKFVGPTIVYAFMQATGMVNDHLVDCHCHATCGKAQRKPRLKAK; translated from the coding sequence ATGAGCCGCGCCCCTCGCCTGCATTCCGACGGAAAGACACGCTGCCCCTGGCCCGGCGAAGATCCGCTCTATGTCGCCTATCACGACACCGAATGGGGCGTGCCTGAGTATGACGACCGCGCGCTCTATGAAAAGCTGATCCTCGACGGCTTCCAGGCCGGCCTCTCCTGGATCACGATCCTGCGCAAGCGCGACAATTTCCGCAAAGCCTTCGACGATTTCCAGCCGGAGAAAATCGCGCGCTACAACGAAAAGAAGGTGCACGCGCTGATGAACGATGCCGGCATCGTGCGCAACAAGGCCAAGATCGACGGCGCGATCCTGAGCGCGAAGTCGTATCTGGAGATCATGGAGAAGGGCCCGGGCTTCTCGAAGCTGCTGTGGGATTTCCTCGACGGAAGGCCCAAGATCAACCATTTCAAGACCACTGCGAGCGTGCCCGCCTCGACGCCGCTGTCGGTGCAGGTCTCCAAGGAGCTGTCCTCGCGCGGCTTCAAGTTCGTCGGCCCGACCATCGTCTACGCCTTCATGCAGGCGACCGGCATGGTCAACGACCATCTCGTCGATTGCCATTGTCACGCGACCTGCGGCAAGGCGCAGCGCAAGCCGCGTCTCAAGGCCAAATGA
- a CDS encoding sulfurtransferase, protein MTQPNPLITTEQLAAMLGDPNLRLYDCTTYNEPVPPGSDVPYRAVPGDKTFEAGHIPGADFLDLQGEFSDTSAQQFFMMPDVAQLEAAFGRHGLDASRTIVLYSIGSMMWSTRFWWMLRSLGVDARVLDGGFDKWKGEGRPVETGAPKGYPATTFKATPRTGFFVDKNIVRARIGDPATVIVNALGPQFHQGLEPSRYGRPGRVPGSVNVPAATLTNADKTLTTLADASAKFAAEGVTRDKNVILYCGGGISATIDLLLLTELGYDKLTLYDASMGEWARDPALPIETD, encoded by the coding sequence ATGACCCAACCAAATCCCCTCATCACCACCGAGCAGCTCGCCGCCATGCTCGGCGATCCCAACCTGCGCCTCTACGACTGCACGACCTACAATGAGCCGGTGCCGCCGGGCAGCGACGTGCCCTATCGCGCGGTGCCCGGTGACAAGACGTTTGAGGCCGGCCACATCCCGGGCGCCGATTTCCTCGACCTGCAAGGCGAGTTCTCCGACACTTCAGCGCAACAGTTCTTCATGATGCCTGATGTCGCGCAATTGGAGGCTGCGTTCGGCCGGCACGGCCTCGATGCGTCCAGGACCATCGTGCTCTACAGCATCGGCTCGATGATGTGGTCGACGCGGTTCTGGTGGATGCTGCGCTCGCTCGGCGTCGATGCGCGTGTGCTCGACGGCGGCTTTGACAAGTGGAAGGGGGAGGGGCGGCCGGTCGAGACGGGCGCGCCGAAGGGATATCCGGCGACGACATTCAAGGCCACGCCGCGTACAGGCTTCTTCGTCGACAAGAACATCGTGAGGGCGCGGATCGGCGATCCCGCGACCGTCATCGTCAACGCGCTCGGTCCGCAGTTTCATCAGGGTCTCGAGCCGAGCCGCTACGGCCGGCCCGGCCGCGTTCCCGGCAGCGTCAACGTTCCCGCCGCGACGCTCACCAATGCCGACAAGACGCTGACGACGCTTGCGGATGCCTCGGCGAAATTCGCGGCCGAGGGCGTCACGCGGGATAAGAATGTTATCCTGTATTGCGGCGGCGGCATCTCGGCGACGATCGATCTGCTCCTGCTGACGGAACTCGGCTACGACAAGCTGACGCTGTACGACGCGTCGATGGGGGAGTGGGCGAGGGATCCGGCGCTGCCGATCGAGACAGACTAA
- a CDS encoding folate-binding protein YgfZ: MKSAFLPDRSVVKVAGEDARNFLNGLITTDVDRLKPGLGRFGALLTPQGKIIVDFLITEVPAGQGGGFLIDCPKALAEGLATKLKFYKLRAKVTVENLSDALGVLAAWDGQLGAQPDLAFTDPRNEGLGYRILIPEDLKQKLSDLIGAELVDAADYEAHRIALGVPRGGLDFMYSNAFPHETNMDRLAGIDFDKGCYVGQEVVSRMQHRGTARTRSVKVLLEGPSPEPGATIVAGDKPVGTIGSTADGKGIALVRIDRVADALDANQPLSAGGVALTLAEPEVVRIPAKQPTA; this comes from the coding sequence ATGAAATCAGCGTTTCTTCCCGACCGGAGCGTGGTCAAGGTCGCGGGCGAGGATGCGCGCAACTTCCTCAACGGCCTCATCACCACCGACGTCGACAGGCTCAAGCCGGGCCTGGGGCGATTCGGCGCACTGCTGACGCCGCAGGGCAAGATCATCGTCGACTTCCTGATCACGGAGGTGCCCGCAGGCCAGGGCGGCGGGTTCCTGATCGATTGCCCGAAAGCACTGGCCGAGGGCCTCGCCACCAAGCTGAAATTCTACAAGCTGCGTGCCAAGGTCACGGTGGAGAACCTCTCCGATGCCCTCGGCGTACTCGCAGCCTGGGACGGCCAGCTTGGCGCCCAGCCAGACCTCGCCTTCACCGACCCGCGCAATGAAGGCCTCGGCTATCGCATCCTGATCCCCGAAGATCTCAAGCAGAAGCTGTCCGACCTGATCGGCGCGGAGCTGGTCGATGCGGCCGACTACGAGGCGCATCGTATTGCGCTCGGCGTGCCGCGCGGCGGGCTCGATTTCATGTATAGCAATGCGTTCCCGCATGAGACCAACATGGATCGGCTTGCCGGCATCGATTTCGACAAGGGCTGCTATGTCGGCCAGGAGGTCGTCTCGCGCATGCAGCATCGCGGCACCGCGCGCACCCGCAGCGTGAAGGTGCTGCTCGAGGGACCCTCGCCCGAGCCCGGCGCCACCATTGTCGCCGGCGACAAGCCGGTCGGCACCATCGGCTCGACCGCTGATGGCAAGGGCATCGCGCTGGTCCGCATCGACCGCGTCGCCGACGCCCTCGATGCAAATCAGCCGCTCAGCGCCGGAGGCGTCGCGTTGACGCTCGCCGAGCCCGAAGTCGTCCGCATTCCAGCAAAACAGCCCACCGCATGA
- a CDS encoding cupredoxin domain-containing protein, with the protein MRPGRLAATALAVVFLSMTVPAHAATIEITMENLVISPAEVTAKVGDTISWINKDVFAHTATAKNGDFDVTLPEKKSATSVLKKAGMVEYYCRYHPNMKAMLKVEP; encoded by the coding sequence ATGAGACCAGGACGCCTCGCTGCGACCGCGCTCGCGGTCGTCTTCCTGTCGATGACCGTCCCGGCGCACGCCGCGACTATCGAGATCACGATGGAGAATCTCGTGATCTCGCCGGCGGAGGTAACGGCGAAGGTCGGTGACACCATCTCATGGATCAACAAGGACGTCTTCGCGCACACCGCTACGGCGAAGAACGGCGATTTCGACGTGACACTGCCGGAGAAGAAGTCGGCGACGTCAGTTCTGAAGAAGGCCGGAATGGTCGAGTATTACTGCCGCTATCATCCCAACATGAAAGCGATGCTCAAGGTCGAGCCGTGA
- a CDS encoding NUDIX hydrolase, whose amino-acid sequence MVSAVQPSHPQIAVSAAIFRDGKVLLTRRARSPAKGFYSLPGGRVEFGESLHQALLREIDEETGLAIDIVGLAGWREVLPAAAGAGHYLIMSFAARWVAKEPALNHELDDYRWIAPDAIAGLGDLKLTGGLEEVIQSAARLIGS is encoded by the coding sequence GTGGTTTCGGCGGTCCAGCCATCCCATCCCCAGATCGCGGTCAGTGCCGCGATTTTTCGCGACGGCAAGGTGCTTCTGACCCGCCGTGCCCGCTCGCCCGCAAAAGGGTTCTATTCGCTGCCCGGAGGCCGGGTCGAGTTTGGCGAATCGCTGCACCAGGCCCTGCTGCGTGAGATCGACGAGGAAACCGGGCTCGCCATCGACATCGTCGGGCTTGCCGGCTGGCGCGAGGTGCTGCCGGCCGCGGCCGGGGCCGGTCATTACCTGATCATGTCCTTTGCGGCCCGCTGGGTGGCCAAGGAGCCGGCTCTCAACCACGAGCTCGACGACTACCGTTGGATTGCCCCGGATGCCATTGCCGGCCTCGGCGACCTCAAGCTGACCGGGGGGCTGGAGGAGGTCATCCAGTCGGCCGCGCGCCTGATCGGGTCCTAA
- a CDS encoding TIGR02301 family protein has product MSTRFLAIFALILACASVPTRAQDVAAPFDGDLQRLAEILGGLHYLRGICGSNEGNKWRNEMQALIDAETPSGERRTRMTAAFNRGYNGFQQTYRSCTPAATVAIRRYIEEGSKISRDLTARYAN; this is encoded by the coding sequence ATGTCCACGCGATTTCTGGCCATTTTTGCCCTAATTCTCGCCTGCGCCTCGGTGCCCACGAGGGCCCAGGACGTGGCGGCGCCCTTTGACGGCGATTTGCAGCGGCTGGCCGAGATCCTTGGCGGCCTGCACTATCTGCGCGGCATCTGCGGGTCCAACGAGGGCAACAAATGGCGCAATGAGATGCAGGCGCTGATCGATGCCGAAACGCCCTCCGGCGAGCGCCGCACCCGAATGACCGCCGCCTTCAACCGCGGCTATAACGGCTTTCAGCAGACCTACCGGAGCTGCACGCCGGCAGCGACGGTGGCGATCCGCCGCTATATCGAGGAAGGCTCGAAGATCTCGCGTGACCTGACGGCGCGTTACGCGAACTGA
- a CDS encoding SOS response-associated peptidase, which yields MCGRFVITSAPAALRQLFGYVEQPNFPPRYNVAPTQPIPVVWIENGARHFRLMRWGLLPSWVKDPRGFTLLINARSETVLEKPAFKKAIRRRRGLIPADGYYEWRAEGGRKQPFFIHRADGEPLGFAAVFETWVGPNGEELDTVAIVTVAAGQDLAALHDRVPVTITPRDFERWLDIRGDEVDAILPLMTAPRIGEFVWHPVSTRVNRVANDDEQLLLPISAEEMEAEAEAAKPKRAVRKVAAGSADDGQGSLF from the coding sequence ATGTGTGGACGCTTCGTCATAACTTCGGCCCCCGCGGCTTTGCGGCAACTGTTCGGCTATGTCGAGCAGCCGAATTTCCCGCCCCGGTACAATGTCGCCCCGACACAACCGATTCCGGTCGTATGGATCGAGAATGGCGCACGGCATTTCCGCCTGATGCGGTGGGGCCTGTTGCCGAGCTGGGTCAAGGACCCTCGCGGGTTTACGCTCCTGATCAACGCGCGTTCGGAGACGGTGCTGGAGAAGCCCGCCTTCAAGAAGGCGATTCGCCGCCGCCGCGGACTGATCCCGGCGGACGGCTATTACGAATGGAGGGCGGAGGGTGGCCGCAAGCAGCCGTTCTTCATCCATCGTGCCGACGGTGAGCCCCTTGGTTTCGCCGCGGTGTTCGAGACCTGGGTCGGGCCGAACGGCGAGGAGCTCGACACGGTCGCGATCGTCACGGTGGCGGCGGGCCAAGATCTCGCCGCGCTGCATGACCGCGTGCCCGTCACCATCACCCCGCGCGACTTCGAGCGCTGGCTCGATATTCGCGGCGACGAGGTCGATGCGATCCTGCCGCTGATGACCGCCCCGCGCATCGGCGAGTTCGTCTGGCACCCGGTCTCCACGCGCGTCAACCGCGTTGCCAATGATGACGAGCAGCTCTTGTTGCCGATCAGCGCCGAGGAGATGGAGGCGGAGGCAGAGGCGGCGAAGCCGAAGAGGGCGGTACGGAAGGTTGCTGCTGGCTCGGCGGATGACGGACAGGGCTCGTTGTTCTAG
- a CDS encoding CaiB/BaiF CoA-transferase family protein, with protein MTRPFEGVKILDFTQVLAGPYASYQFALLGADVIKVERREGEDMRRTPLSREWAERGLAPAFQAINGNKRSLTLDLQKPEAIAIVKKLAAQVDVVMENFRPGVMDKLGIGYEALSAINPKLIYCAVSGFGQTGPDRLRPGYDGKMQALSGIMAITGHPETGPTRAGFAVCDVLSGATAAFGVSSALYQRDRTGKGQLIDVSMLEATMAFLSGQIADWSVAGHRQLLSGNQAVSRRTTANLFKCGDGHILLAVNNEKQYRALMSTLGREDTLTDPRFADWFSRNENEPALRAIIEAALAAKPAREWETILEDAGAPCASIWKVEEVIDHPQIAARGAIQELDTPYGRLRFAGSGFKLAHGGGKLDRMAPQLGADTDTVLGELGFDAAEIAALRAREIV; from the coding sequence GTGACGCGACCGTTCGAGGGCGTGAAGATCCTGGACTTCACGCAAGTGCTGGCCGGCCCCTATGCGAGCTACCAGTTCGCGCTCCTGGGCGCCGACGTCATCAAGGTCGAGCGGCGCGAGGGCGAGGACATGCGGCGTACGCCGCTCTCACGCGAATGGGCCGAGCGCGGGCTGGCGCCGGCGTTCCAGGCCATCAACGGCAACAAGCGCAGCCTGACGCTCGATTTGCAGAAGCCGGAAGCCATCGCGATCGTGAAGAAGCTCGCGGCCCAGGTCGACGTTGTCATGGAGAATTTCCGACCAGGCGTGATGGACAAGCTCGGCATCGGCTACGAGGCGCTGTCGGCGATCAATCCGAAGCTGATCTATTGCGCAGTGTCCGGCTTCGGCCAGACCGGTCCCGATCGCTTGCGGCCCGGCTATGATGGCAAGATGCAGGCGCTGTCGGGCATCATGGCGATCACCGGACACCCCGAGACCGGACCGACGCGGGCAGGCTTTGCGGTCTGCGACGTGCTGTCGGGCGCAACGGCTGCCTTCGGCGTGTCCAGCGCGCTCTACCAGCGCGACCGCACCGGCAAGGGCCAGCTCATCGACGTCTCCATGCTGGAGGCGACGATGGCGTTTCTGTCGGGCCAGATCGCGGATTGGTCGGTCGCCGGCCACCGCCAGCTTCTGTCGGGCAATCAGGCGGTGAGCCGCAGGACCACGGCGAACCTGTTCAAATGCGGCGACGGCCACATCCTGCTCGCGGTCAACAATGAGAAGCAGTACCGCGCGCTGATGTCGACGCTCGGCCGCGAGGACACGCTGACCGATCCGCGCTTCGCCGACTGGTTCTCCCGCAACGAGAACGAGCCGGCGCTCCGCGCCATCATCGAGGCGGCGCTGGCAGCCAAGCCCGCGCGCGAATGGGAGACGATTCTCGAAGACGCCGGCGCCCCCTGCGCCAGCATCTGGAAGGTCGAGGAGGTGATCGACCATCCGCAGATTGCCGCGCGCGGTGCCATTCAAGAACTGGACACACCCTACGGCCGCCTGCGCTTTGCCGGCAGCGGGTTCAAGCTCGCGCATGGCGGCGGCAAGCTGGACCGCATGGCGCCGCAGCTTGGGGCGGATACGGATACGGTGCTGGGCGAGCTGGGGTTCGATGCGGCGGAGATTGCGGCGTTGAGGGCAAGGGAGATTGTGTGA
- a CDS encoding tyrosine phosphatase family protein → MIHVCSLAALPETVRLTRASHVLTVMANVEQVARPVSVLPANHLKVSMDDITEEVDGFVAPSETHIEQVLNFVRGWDRSAPLVVHCYAGISRSTASAFAAVCALNPNRDEIEIARKIRAASPIASPNRRIVSLADRALGRNGRMLRALDEMGPGAMMVEGRPFVIELE, encoded by the coding sequence ATGATCCATGTCTGTTCCCTCGCCGCGCTTCCCGAAACTGTCCGCCTCACCCGCGCCAGCCACGTGCTGACGGTGATGGCCAATGTCGAGCAGGTGGCGCGGCCGGTGTCAGTGCTGCCGGCCAATCATCTCAAGGTGTCGATGGACGACATCACCGAGGAGGTGGACGGCTTCGTCGCGCCGTCGGAGACGCATATCGAGCAGGTGCTGAACTTCGTACGCGGCTGGGACCGCAGCGCGCCGCTGGTGGTCCATTGCTACGCCGGCATCAGCCGCTCCACCGCAAGCGCGTTCGCCGCCGTCTGCGCCCTCAATCCGAACCGCGACGAGATCGAAATCGCCAGGAAGATCCGCGCGGCCTCGCCGATCGCCTCACCGAACCGTCGCATCGTCAGCCTTGCCGATCGTGCATTGGGACGCAACGGTCGCATGCTGCGCGCGCTCGATGAGATGGGCCCGGGTGCCATGATGGTCGAGGGCCGCCCCTTCGTGATCGAACTCGAATGA